A stretch of Hydrogenothermus marinus DNA encodes these proteins:
- a CDS encoding glucose-6-phosphate isomerase, which yields MIKIDYTNVMADIIGERDGILREELLSFRHFITETHARIKKEKENKFYFAKLPYQDTEDIKEYGKYVRENFDYFVLVGIGGSSLGTQMLFESLKWINHNQFDFPKFYILDNVDPEKVASVLELIEPEKTIFNVISKSGSTVETIANFSIVLDLLKDKLGDKWKEHIVITTDTEKGFLRKFAKENDIKTFEIPSKVGGRFSVLTPVGLFPASALGIDIDELLEGARKMDLICSVEEYVEHNPAYLLAMIHYLANMRRGKNIAVMMPYSERLSSFVDWWRQLWAESLGKDGLGQTPVKAIGTIDQHSQIQLYREGPKDKIITFIYVENPTRDLKISDNIPEDIGYLKNHTLHEILTKELLGTRAALTKSKVPNLTITLDNINPYNIGMLIYLYEMATGFSGYLYKINPFDQPAVEEGKRFMYALMGREGFEEKLEEFNELNKDKYKLEI from the coding sequence TTGATAAAAATTGATTACACAAATGTTATGGCAGATATTATTGGAGAAAGAGATGGAATATTAAGAGAAGAACTTCTTTCTTTTAGACATTTCATTACAGAAACCCATGCAAGAATTAAAAAAGAAAAAGAAAATAAGTTTTATTTTGCAAAACTTCCTTATCAAGATACTGAAGATATTAAAGAGTATGGAAAATATGTTAGAGAGAATTTTGATTATTTTGTTTTAGTTGGAATAGGTGGATCAAGTCTTGGAACTCAAATGCTTTTTGAAAGCTTAAAATGGATTAATCATAACCAGTTTGATTTTCCTAAATTTTATATACTTGATAATGTAGATCCTGAAAAAGTTGCATCAGTTTTAGAATTAATAGAACCAGAAAAAACAATTTTTAATGTTATATCAAAATCAGGTTCTACTGTTGAAACTATAGCTAATTTTTCTATAGTTTTAGACTTACTTAAAGATAAACTTGGAGATAAATGGAAAGAACATATTGTAATTACAACAGATACAGAAAAAGGATTTTTAAGAAAATTTGCAAAAGAAAATGATATAAAAACCTTTGAAATTCCTTCAAAAGTAGGTGGAAGATTCTCAGTATTAACACCTGTAGGATTATTTCCAGCATCAGCTCTTGGAATAGATATAGATGAGCTTTTAGAAGGTGCTAGAAAAATGGATTTAATATGCTCTGTAGAAGAGTATGTTGAGCATAATCCGGCTTACTTATTAGCAATGATACATTATCTTGCAAATATGAGAAGAGGAAAAAATATAGCAGTAATGATGCCTTATTCTGAAAGACTTTCATCTTTTGTTGATTGGTGGAGACAGCTTTGGGCAGAAAGTCTTGGAAAAGATGGACTTGGACAAACACCTGTAAAAGCAATAGGAACTATAGATCAACATTCTCAAATACAGCTTTATAGAGAAGGACCAAAAGATAAAATAATAACTTTTATATATGTTGAAAATCCTACAAGAGATCTAAAAATATCAGATAACATTCCTGAAGATATAGGATATTTAAAAAATCATACTTTGCATGAGATTTTGACAAAAGAACTTTTAGGAACAAGAGCCGCATTAACAAAAAGCAAAGTTCCTAATTTAACAATAACCTTAGATAATATAAATCCTTACAATATAGGAATGCTTATTTACTTATATGAAATGGCAACAGGATTTTCAGGATATTTATATAAAATCAATCCATTTGATCAGCCAGCAGTTGAAGAAGGGAAAAGATTTATGTATGCTCTAATGGGAAGAGAAGGATTTGAAGAAAAATTAGAAGAGTTTAACGAGCTTAATAAGGATAAATATAAATTAGAGATATAG
- a CDS encoding tetratricopeptide repeat protein: protein MRVLIILLFIFSFSFAGKNPELQKLLAIIQGSFNDKVYTITIQKAKEYLQKAPKDDKYREKVLEILAYSYIKSGNLEGLKTLLPNLETENISKDAKINIYKLAYSSFKNPDDKVDVLLKLYNETKDSKYLISAVDILFENKKWEEITHLPYDKEINHIKAFAYYKLGKYQAFLDYTQDLSKFKNDKKILDNIYYYRGLSYLKLNKKDLAIKEFEKIENKTPDILKFLADYYIKSKKFEKAEEYLKPLIKYDKAFASFYLGLIYENKKEYQKAYKYYKNLLKEENDYSKLATVKILKLKAKKLVPKEDFYSIRIVLYKKQETAKKFIEKHNLNQCFIYPYKHFYGVYCGLYLDKEQAKEHLKEFRKKTKVKDILVDKINI, encoded by the coding sequence TTGAGAGTATTAATAATACTGCTTTTTATTTTTAGTTTTTCATTTGCAGGAAAAAATCCAGAACTTCAAAAGCTTCTTGCAATAATACAAGGAAGTTTTAATGATAAAGTTTATACAATAACTATACAAAAAGCGAAAGAGTATTTACAAAAAGCACCAAAAGATGATAAATATAGAGAAAAAGTTTTAGAAATTCTTGCATATAGTTATATAAAATCAGGAAATTTAGAAGGATTAAAAACATTACTACCAAACTTAGAAACTGAGAATATCTCAAAAGATGCAAAAATAAATATTTATAAACTTGCTTACTCATCTTTTAAAAATCCAGATGATAAGGTAGATGTTTTACTTAAACTTTATAATGAGACTAAAGATTCTAAATATTTAATTTCAGCAGTAGATATTTTATTTGAAAATAAAAAATGGGAAGAAATTACACACCTTCCATATGATAAAGAGATAAACCATATAAAAGCTTTTGCTTATTATAAACTTGGTAAATATCAAGCTTTTTTAGATTATACTCAAGATTTATCTAAATTCAAAAATGATAAAAAAATTTTAGATAATATCTATTACTATAGAGGGTTATCATACTTAAAACTAAACAAGAAAGATTTAGCTATTAAAGAGTTTGAAAAAATAGAAAACAAAACACCTGATATTTTAAAGTTCTTAGCAGATTATTACATAAAAAGTAAAAAGTTTGAGAAAGCAGAAGAATATCTAAAACCATTAATTAAGTATGATAAAGCTTTTGCAAGTTTTTATTTAGGATTAATTTATGAAAACAAGAAAGAATACCAGAAAGCTTACAAATATTATAAAAATCTTTTAAAAGAAGAAAATGATTATTCAAAATTAGCTACTGTAAAAATTTTAAAACTTAAAGCTAAAAAATTAGTTCCAAAAGAAGATTTTTATTCGATAAGAATAGTTCTTTATAAAAAACAAGAAACTGCAAAAAAATTTATAGAAAAACATAATTTAAATCAATGTTTTATATATCCATATAAACATTTTTATGGAGTATATTGTGGCCTTTACTTAGATAAAGAACAAGCAAAGGAACATTTAAAAGAGTTTAGAAAAAAAACAAAAGTTAAAGATATTTTAGTTGATAAAATTAATATTTAA
- the radA gene encoding DNA repair protein RadA encodes MAKVKTVYVCSKCGAKSFKWAGKCSNCGAFGSFVEEKITNKKSGNYSIKSEISVKPLSSINETLNIDRISTYIPTLDEALGGGIVPGQVILLSGEPGIGKSTLLLQIAYNLAKNNKKVLYVSGEESAQQIFIRGKRIDAIHENVLILADTNLENILNAIEKENPDFIILDSVQTVYSQELESTAGSVSQVKEVSGKLTEIAKQKNIPTVLVGQITKEGSIAGPKVLEHLVDTVAYFEGERGHAYRVLKLIKNRFGAAGELAVFSMTSKGLKEIKDPSSFFLSEKPEGKSGSIIFPFTEGSKPVLIEIQALVSKTVYAVPQRRSQGIDINRVSIITAILEKELNLFLKDKDIFINVVGGMHIKEPAVDLPVAIAIISSALEKPIDKNFAAFGELGLTGEIRSVYYTDLRLKECKKFGISNIMIPYNSDIKEKGIKLVKNIKEAFSILFKGK; translated from the coding sequence TTGGCAAAAGTAAAAACAGTTTATGTTTGCTCCAAATGTGGAGCTAAATCTTTCAAATGGGCTGGAAAATGTAGTAATTGTGGAGCTTTTGGAAGTTTTGTTGAAGAAAAAATAACAAATAAAAAATCTGGTAATTATTCTATTAAATCTGAAATTTCTGTAAAGCCTTTAAGTAGCATAAATGAAACATTAAACATAGATAGAATCTCAACATATATTCCAACTCTTGATGAAGCCCTTGGTGGTGGAATAGTGCCAGGTCAAGTAATACTTTTATCAGGAGAACCAGGGATAGGTAAATCTACTCTTTTACTTCAAATTGCTTACAATCTTGCAAAAAATAATAAAAAAGTGCTTTATGTATCAGGTGAAGAATCAGCACAACAAATATTTATAAGAGGAAAAAGAATAGATGCAATCCATGAAAATGTATTAATTCTTGCAGATACAAATTTAGAAAATATCCTAAATGCTATTGAAAAAGAAAATCCAGATTTTATAATATTAGATTCTGTTCAAACTGTTTACTCTCAAGAGCTTGAATCAACTGCAGGTTCTGTTTCTCAAGTAAAAGAAGTAAGTGGAAAACTTACAGAAATAGCAAAACAAAAAAATATTCCAACTGTCTTAGTAGGACAGATAACAAAAGAAGGAAGTATAGCAGGACCAAAAGTTTTAGAACATTTAGTTGATACAGTAGCATATTTTGAAGGAGAAAGAGGCCATGCATATAGAGTTTTAAAGCTTATAAAAAATAGATTTGGTGCCGCTGGAGAACTTGCAGTTTTTAGTATGACTTCTAAAGGCTTAAAAGAGATAAAAGACCCTTCTTCATTTTTCTTATCAGAAAAGCCAGAAGGAAAATCAGGAAGTATTATATTCCCATTTACAGAAGGTTCAAAGCCAGTTTTAATAGAAATTCAAGCATTGGTATCAAAAACAGTTTATGCAGTACCACAAAGAAGATCTCAAGGAATAGATATAAACAGAGTTTCTATTATCACTGCAATACTTGAAAAAGAGTTAAATCTATTTTTAAAAGATAAAGATATTTTTATAAATGTAGTTGGTGGAATGCATATAAAAGAACCTGCAGTAGATTTACCTGTTGCAATTGCTATAATATCTTCAGCTTTAGAAAAGCCAATTGATAAAAATTTCGCTGCTTTTGGAGAACTTGGCCTTACAGGAGAAATAAGATCTGTTTATTATACAGATTTAAGATTAAAAGAATGTAAAAAGTTTGGAATTAGCAATATAATGATCCCATATAATTCAGATATAAAAGAAAAAGGTATAAAATTAGTTAAAAATATAAAAGAAGCATTTTCAATTTTGTTTAAAGGAAAATAA
- the dxs gene encoding 1-deoxy-D-xylulose-5-phosphate synthase has translation MPLKNFKVLNNINDYKDLHKLSKEEINTLASELREYIIEVTSKNGGHIGPSLGVVELTIALLMAFDPEIDRIVWDIGHQAYAYKILTGRKDEFPTLRQYKGISGFLKRSESKYDHFGAGHSSTSISAALGMRVGKDLLKKEGYTVAVIGDGAMTAGEAFEALNNAGWLDPSKFIVILNDNQMSISPNVGALYTYFNKIITNQVFQKPRQALKEILDKIFGKQGTKLARKLEEYIKGLFAPGVIFEELGFTYVGTIDGHNLFDLEKTLENVKQMRGPILIHVITQKGKGYKPAEENPTPFHGMSPFDKITGEPKKSSVNPSWSKVFGKALCELAEKDETIVAITPAMREGSGLLEFSQRFPDRFFDVGIAEQHAATFAGGLAVEGLKPVASFYSTFLQRAYDQVIHDIALQKLPVVFAIDRAGLVGADGPTHHGVFDISFLRAIPEIIISAPKDAQELRDLLYTALNSGKPFAIRYPRGEAVGDIKEGFKEIPIGSWEVLEEGKDIAFLAVGRYVQKALEVRRILKTKGIDITVVNARFIRPIDKELLKHILNTHQFIITGEDGSLNGGFGSAIAEFIMDNDYENRLIRFGIPDKFIEHGSVNLLEKDLGLLPEQIAENIYKKIFNKDFVFMKKA, from the coding sequence ATGCCATTAAAAAATTTTAAAGTTTTAAATAATATAAATGATTATAAAGATTTACATAAATTATCAAAAGAAGAGATAAATACTCTTGCTTCTGAATTAAGGGAATATATTATAGAAGTTACTTCTAAAAATGGTGGACATATTGGACCTTCTCTTGGAGTTGTAGAACTTACAATTGCTCTTTTAATGGCATTTGATCCTGAAATTGATAGAATTGTTTGGGATATTGGACATCAAGCTTATGCTTATAAAATATTAACAGGTAGAAAAGATGAATTCCCTACTTTAAGACAGTATAAAGGAATATCAGGATTTTTAAAAAGATCAGAAAGTAAATATGATCATTTTGGAGCAGGCCATAGCTCAACATCTATTTCTGCGGCTTTAGGTATGAGAGTTGGTAAAGATTTATTAAAGAAAGAAGGATATACAGTTGCAGTAATTGGTGATGGTGCTATGACAGCAGGAGAAGCCTTTGAGGCATTAAATAATGCAGGATGGCTTGATCCAAGCAAGTTTATAGTGATACTTAATGATAATCAGATGTCTATATCTCCAAATGTTGGAGCTCTTTATACATATTTTAATAAGATTATTACAAATCAGGTATTCCAAAAACCAAGACAGGCTTTAAAAGAGATATTAGATAAAATTTTCGGAAAACAAGGAACAAAATTAGCAAGGAAATTAGAAGAGTATATAAAAGGGCTTTTTGCCCCTGGTGTAATATTTGAAGAACTTGGATTTACTTATGTTGGAACAATTGATGGACATAATCTTTTTGATCTTGAAAAAACTTTAGAAAATGTAAAACAGATGAGGGGACCTATTTTAATTCATGTAATTACTCAAAAAGGGAAAGGATATAAACCTGCTGAAGAAAATCCTACTCCATTTCATGGAATGTCTCCTTTTGATAAAATAACAGGAGAGCCAAAAAAATCATCTGTTAATCCTTCTTGGAGTAAAGTTTTTGGGAAAGCTTTATGTGAGCTTGCAGAAAAAGATGAAACTATAGTTGCTATAACCCCTGCAATGAGAGAAGGTTCAGGACTTTTAGAATTTTCTCAAAGATTTCCAGATAGATTTTTTGATGTTGGAATAGCAGAGCAACATGCAGCTACCTTTGCAGGAGGACTCGCAGTAGAAGGTTTGAAACCAGTAGCATCTTTTTACTCTACTTTTTTACAAAGAGCATATGATCAAGTAATACATGATATAGCTTTACAAAAACTACCTGTTGTTTTTGCAATAGATAGGGCAGGATTAGTAGGTGCTGATGGCCCAACCCATCATGGAGTTTTTGATATTTCTTTCTTAAGAGCTATTCCAGAAATAATAATTTCAGCTCCAAAAGATGCTCAAGAATTAAGAGATTTATTATATACTGCCTTAAACTCAGGTAAACCTTTTGCAATTAGATATCCAAGAGGAGAAGCAGTTGGAGATATAAAAGAAGGATTTAAAGAAATTCCTATTGGTAGCTGGGAAGTTTTAGAAGAAGGTAAAGATATAGCATTTTTGGCAGTTGGAAGATATGTTCAAAAAGCTTTAGAAGTAAGAAGAATATTAAAAACAAAAGGTATAGATATTACAGTTGTAAATGCAAGATTTATAAGGCCTATAGATAAAGAATTATTAAAGCATATTTTAAATACCCATCAGTTTATTATTACGGGAGAAGATGGAAGTTTAAATGGTGGATTTGGCTCTGCAATAGCAGAATTTATAATGGATAATGATTATGAAAATAGATTAATAAGGTTTGGTATTCCTGATAAATTTATAGAGCATGGAAGTGTTAATTTACTTGAAAAAGATTTAGGACTTTTACCAGAGCAGATAGCTGAGAATATTTATAAAAAGATTTTTAACAAAGATTTTGTTTTTATGAAAAAAGCTTGA
- a CDS encoding endonuclease V encodes MNIEDLERQQLELSKKLILEDTKPIENIRLVAGIDTTYTDIWTNPTVAISSIVVLDIENNFKEVEIVFAEKEIDFPYIPTFLAYRELPSILEAYKKLKTKPDAFLVDGMGILHPRKMGIASHFGVITGEISVGIGKSKLVGNFEMPENKPFSYKPIFVNKGKRGYILRVKKNTNPIFVSPGNKISVDSSLQLALKCIGRYKLPEPIRLAHNHLQEYRRKILKEG; translated from the coding sequence ATGAACATTGAAGATTTAGAAAGACAGCAGTTAGAACTTTCTAAAAAGCTTATTCTTGAAGATACAAAACCTATAGAAAATATTAGATTAGTAGCAGGAATTGATACAACATATACAGATATATGGACTAATCCTACTGTTGCTATCTCATCAATAGTTGTTTTAGATATAGAGAATAATTTTAAAGAAGTGGAAATAGTTTTTGCAGAAAAAGAGATAGATTTTCCATATATACCAACCTTTTTAGCTTATAGAGAACTTCCATCTATTTTAGAGGCTTATAAAAAATTAAAAACAAAACCTGATGCATTCTTAGTAGATGGAATGGGAATTTTACATCCAAGAAAAATGGGAATTGCATCTCATTTTGGAGTAATTACAGGAGAAATATCTGTTGGAATTGGAAAATCAAAACTTGTTGGAAATTTTGAAATGCCAGAAAATAAACCTTTTTCATATAAACCTATTTTTGTAAATAAGGGAAAAAGAGGATATATTTTAAGAGTTAAAAAAAACACAAATCCAATATTTGTATCCCCAGGAAATAAAATATCAGTAGACAGCTCACTACAATTAGCTTTAAAATGTATAGGTAGATATAAACTACCAGAGCCAATAAGACTTGCACATAATCATTTACAAGAATATAGAAGGAAAATTTTAAAGGAGGGTTAA
- a CDS encoding pyridoxal phosphate-dependent aminotransferase produces the protein MDRLAKVSPFIVMDIVREAQKYKDTIHFEIGEPDLQPSPKVWQLAEKAVKDKLNFYTESVGLLELREKIAEHYYNKYKVNISPSRIVLTVGTSGAFLTVYSILLNQGEKLAFPDPSYPCYKNFSYILDVEPVLISVDKSTNYQLTSNHLREYKDIKAIQISSPNNPTGNIYKKEVLEDLINYCEERDIYFISDEIYHGLVYDEKEHTALEFSDNAIVINGFSKYFCMPGFRLGWMILPENLIRKAEIVMQNLFISPPTISQFSALGAFDYEYLDKITKEYRKRRDFLYEQLKDIFDIDAKPEGAFYIWANIEKYSDNSYEFVKKILEKTHVAITPGIDFGKNNTEKYIRFAYTKDIKHMEEGIKRLKEFLKNEH, from the coding sequence ATGGATAGGTTAGCAAAAGTTTCTCCATTTATAGTAATGGATATTGTTAGAGAAGCACAAAAATATAAAGATACTATACATTTTGAAATTGGAGAGCCAGATTTGCAACCTTCTCCAAAAGTTTGGCAGTTAGCAGAAAAAGCAGTAAAAGACAAATTAAATTTTTATACTGAAAGTGTAGGACTTTTAGAGTTAAGAGAAAAAATAGCAGAACATTATTATAATAAATATAAAGTTAATATCTCTCCATCAAGAATTGTTTTAACAGTTGGAACATCTGGAGCATTTTTAACAGTTTACTCAATATTGCTAAACCAAGGTGAAAAATTAGCATTTCCTGATCCTTCTTATCCTTGTTATAAAAACTTTTCCTATATTTTAGATGTTGAGCCTGTTTTAATTTCTGTTGATAAATCTACAAATTATCAACTTACCTCTAATCATTTAAGAGAGTATAAAGATATAAAAGCTATTCAGATATCATCTCCGAATAACCCAACAGGAAATATTTATAAAAAAGAGGTTTTAGAAGATTTAATTAATTATTGTGAAGAAAGAGATATTTATTTTATCTCAGATGAGATATACCATGGACTTGTTTATGATGAAAAAGAACATACTGCATTAGAATTTTCAGATAATGCTATTGTGATAAATGGATTTTCTAAATATTTTTGTATGCCAGGATTTAGACTTGGATGGATGATACTTCCTGAAAATCTTATAAGAAAAGCAGAGATAGTAATGCAAAATCTTTTTATATCTCCACCTACTATAAGCCAGTTTTCAGCTCTTGGAGCTTTTGATTATGAATATTTAGATAAAATAACAAAAGAGTATAGAAAAAGAAGAGATTTTTTATATGAGCAGTTAAAAGATATATTTGATATAGATGCAAAACCAGAAGGAGCTTTTTATATATGGGCAAATATTGAAAAATACTCAGATAACTCTTATGAATTTGTAAAGAAAATTCTTGAAAAAACTCATGTAGCAATAACACCAGGAATAGATTTTGGTAAAAATAATACAGAAAAATATATAAGATTTGCTTATACAAAAGATATAAAACATATGGAAGAAGGTATTAAAAGATTAAAAGAGTTTTTAAAAAATGAACATTGA
- the panC gene encoding pantoate--beta-alanine ligase: MLITDINQMKQISKNLKKEGKTIGFVPTMGYLHKGHISLMECSKKDNDITIVSIFVNPTQFGPNEDLDKYPRDLERDLKICKEVAVDYVFHPKAEDMYPEGYSTYVVMETLTDKLCGKFRPGHFKGVLTVVNKLFNIVKPDKAYFGKKDYQQYIVIKKMVEDLNMDVDIIGCPLIREKDGLAMSSRNKYLSQEERERALSISKALFKAKDLFEKGETNPKNLIKEMKKIMENNVDEIQYIEIVNPKNLEPKEKVEKGDIILVAAFVGSTRLIDNIEL, encoded by the coding sequence ATGCTAATTACAGATATAAATCAGATGAAACAAATCTCTAAAAATTTAAAAAAAGAAGGTAAAACTATAGGCTTTGTGCCAACAATGGGATATTTACATAAAGGGCATATATCTTTAATGGAATGTTCAAAAAAGGATAATGATATTACTATTGTAAGTATATTTGTAAATCCAACGCAATTTGGACCAAATGAAGATTTAGATAAATATCCACGAGATTTAGAAAGAGATTTAAAAATATGTAAAGAAGTAGCAGTTGATTATGTTTTCCATCCAAAAGCTGAAGATATGTATCCAGAAGGATATTCAACTTATGTAGTAATGGAAACTCTTACAGATAAACTTTGTGGAAAGTTTAGACCAGGACATTTTAAAGGAGTTTTAACTGTTGTAAATAAACTTTTTAATATTGTAAAGCCAGATAAAGCATATTTTGGTAAAAAAGATTATCAACAATATATAGTAATAAAAAAGATGGTAGAAGATTTAAATATGGATGTAGATATAATAGGCTGTCCATTAATTAGAGAAAAAGATGGCCTTGCAATGTCTTCAAGAAATAAATATTTATCACAAGAAGAAAGAGAAAGAGCTTTATCAATAAGTAAAGCTTTATTTAAAGCAAAAGATTTATTTGAAAAAGGGGAAACAAACCCTAAAAATTTAATTAAAGAAATGAAAAAAATAATGGAAAACAATGTAGATGAAATTCAGTATATAGAAATAGTTAATCCAAAAAACTTAGAACCAAAAGAAAAAGTAGAAAAAGGAGATATTATATTAGTAGCCGCTTTTGTAGGTAGCACAAGATTAATAGATAATATAGAGCTTTAA
- a CDS encoding uracil-DNA glycosylase, whose translation MDKNYFRILKELGIDEIFVEKDNMQQDKIKLLKEINEEIQKCTKCDLYKSRTQAVLGEGNINAKLMFVGEAPGADEDRLGRPFVGRAGKLLTSIIEELGHKREEFYISNINKCRPPNNRTPTPWEQEACFPYLEKQIQIINPKVLCLLGAAAARAFLERNVAITKERGQIINWKDKYLILTFHPAYVLRNPSAKDTLKEDIKKAIELAYSD comes from the coding sequence ATGGATAAAAACTATTTTAGAATATTAAAAGAGTTAGGAATAGATGAAATTTTCGTAGAAAAGGATAACATGCAACAGGATAAAATTAAGCTTTTAAAAGAGATTAATGAAGAAATTCAAAAATGTACTAAATGTGATTTATATAAATCAAGAACTCAAGCAGTATTAGGAGAAGGTAATATAAATGCAAAACTCATGTTTGTTGGTGAAGCTCCAGGAGCAGATGAAGATAGACTTGGAAGACCTTTTGTTGGAAGGGCTGGAAAGCTACTAACATCTATTATTGAAGAACTTGGACATAAAAGAGAAGAATTTTATATTTCAAATATAAATAAATGTAGACCTCCAAATAATAGAACTCCTACCCCTTGGGAACAAGAGGCATGTTTTCCATATTTAGAAAAACAAATACAGATAATAAACCCAAAAGTTTTGTGCCTTCTTGGAGCAGCAGCAGCAAGGGCTTTCCTTGAAAGAAATGTAGCAATTACAAAAGAAAGAGGACAAATAATAAACTGGAAAGATAAATATTTGATCTTAACTTTCCATCCTGCTTATGTTCTAAGAAATCCTTCTGCGAAAGATACTTTAAAAGAAGATATTAAAAAAGCTATTGAACTTGCTTATTCTGATTAA
- the thrB gene encoding homoserine kinase has protein sequence MLKIKVPATSANLGAGFDTLGVALNLYNEFIVEESDTVQIETYPKIPEFENPDKNLFVKVLKKTCEYIGNDFHGVKLTQKINVPVSRGLGSSATAIVGAIVAAFTANKKVLTDEEFFNIAYQFEPHPDNLLPALKGGFITACVEDKKTYYSKIPFPEELKFVVVIPDFELSTEKARKVLPEKVSLEDAVFNVQRVSLLISSLVNKDFDLLKVAMNDRLHEPYRKKLIPNFDKVVENALNSGAVGVSLSGAGSCMIALAKENFEDIGKSMVEAFNEVDIKAEYKILEIDKEGVQVEF, from the coding sequence ATGTTAAAAATAAAAGTACCTGCAACTTCTGCCAATCTTGGAGCAGGATTTGACACCTTAGGAGTTGCTTTAAATCTTTATAATGAGTTTATTGTTGAAGAAAGTGATACTGTTCAGATAGAAACTTATCCAAAAATTCCTGAGTTTGAAAATCCAGATAAAAATCTTTTTGTTAAAGTTTTAAAAAAAACATGTGAATATATTGGGAATGATTTTCATGGAGTTAAACTAACTCAAAAAATAAATGTACCTGTTTCAAGAGGCCTTGGAAGTAGTGCTACTGCAATAGTTGGAGCAATTGTTGCAGCTTTTACTGCAAATAAAAAAGTATTAACTGATGAAGAATTTTTTAATATTGCTTATCAGTTTGAGCCTCATCCTGATAATTTACTTCCTGCATTAAAAGGTGGATTTATTACTGCTTGTGTAGAAGATAAAAAAACTTATTACTCTAAAATACCTTTTCCAGAAGAACTAAAATTTGTTGTTGTAATTCCTGATTTTGAGCTTTCTACAGAAAAAGCAAGAAAGGTTTTACCTGAGAAGGTTTCCTTAGAAGATGCAGTTTTTAATGTTCAAAGGGTTTCACTTTTAATATCTTCTCTTGTTAATAAGGATTTTGATTTATTAAAAGTAGCTATGAATGATAGACTTCATGAGCCTTATAGAAAAAAATTAATTCCAAATTTTGATAAAGTAGTAGAAAATGCTTTAAATAGTGGAGCCGTAGGAGTTTCATTAAGTGGTGCAGGAAGTTGTATGATAGCTTTGGCAAAAGAAAATTTTGAAGATATTGGTAAATCTATGGTAGAGGCTTTTAATGAAGTAGATATAAAAGCAGAGTATAAAATCCTTGAAATAGATAAAGAAGGAGTACAAGTAGAGTTTTAA